The following proteins are encoded in a genomic region of Mahella australiensis 50-1 BON:
- a CDS encoding sigma factor-like helix-turn-helix DNA-binding protein, producing the protein MIPFWAIDKLLYNLPEIKAQYENLEAEGSSSIVVLVRQSGGYSSKTEKVAIDRAVLGMIIDATERGIKALPKRCKKIYRMKYRAYMSYKEIASRLFMSTKTVERRVNEIRSVVGQHLSGLHEDEVTEFWRVFDVKLTDF; encoded by the coding sequence ATGATACCCTTTTGGGCAATTGACAAGCTATTATATAATTTACCTGAGATTAAAGCCCAATATGAGAATTTAGAGGCGGAAGGTTCATCATCGATAGTGGTATTGGTCCGCCAATCAGGCGGTTATTCCAGCAAAACAGAAAAAGTAGCGATAGACCGTGCTGTTTTAGGTATGATAATCGATGCAACAGAGCGCGGTATAAAAGCCTTGCCAAAGCGCTGTAAGAAAATATACCGGATGAAATACCGTGCTTATATGTCATATAAAGAGATCGCATCGAGGCTATTTATGAGCACGAAAACTGTTGAAAGAAGAGTGAATGAGATACGATCCGTTGTAGGCCAGCATTTAAGCGGCTTGCATGAAGATGAGGTGACGGAATTTTGGCGTGTTTTTGACGTAAAATTGACGGATTTTTGA
- a CDS encoding Holliday junction resolvase RecU, with protein sequence MKAVRQANRGRALEELIILANQQYRARGIAVIHKVPTAWLPIRDNTGRIVSAKVEEKAAVDFLGVYRGYPIAFDAKQCSGERIRWDRVEPHQALFLQEWEKSGGIGFIFVWFNFERFYVVPWQFWQERMQLWHKKEGPASITAIDMKPEWETKNSKEIALNYLETVDNLWPMDRRQKSDCI encoded by the coding sequence ATGAAGGCAGTAAGGCAGGCTAACCGAGGTAGAGCATTGGAGGAGCTGATTATTCTGGCTAATCAGCAGTATAGGGCGCGGGGCATAGCTGTGATACACAAGGTGCCAACGGCATGGTTGCCAATACGGGATAATACTGGCCGCATTGTAAGCGCCAAGGTGGAAGAAAAAGCCGCGGTAGATTTCCTCGGAGTCTATCGCGGCTACCCGATTGCGTTTGATGCAAAGCAATGTTCAGGAGAGCGCATACGATGGGATAGAGTAGAACCGCATCAGGCGTTGTTCCTCCAAGAATGGGAGAAGAGCGGAGGCATAGGATTTATATTCGTGTGGTTTAACTTTGAACGGTTTTATGTCGTGCCGTGGCAGTTCTGGCAAGAGCGTATGCAGCTTTGGCACAAAAAAGAAGGCCCGGCTTCAATAACGGCTATAGATATGAAGCCGGAATGGGAAACAAAAAACAGTAAAGAGATAGCGCTCAATTATCTTGAAACAGTAGATAATTTGTGGCCCATGGATAGGAGGCAAAAAAGTGACTGTATATGA
- a CDS encoding replicative helicase loader/inhibitor, whose product MDVKEMARILAVIAAAYPKFGIDNSGITLNVWYSMLGDLPYQAVQAAVQRHILENPFPPSIADIRRLTVELLTPPDKRVDANDAWGQVVRAIRMYGIYRPQEALDSMAPDVAAVIKAMGWEEICLSDNLNVIRGQFLKLYERKTAAIQRERLLPDSLRAQIAALAETKAIEEG is encoded by the coding sequence ATGGACGTGAAAGAGATGGCCAGGATATTGGCAGTGATCGCTGCTGCATACCCGAAGTTTGGGATTGACAACAGCGGTATAACGCTTAACGTGTGGTATTCAATGCTCGGAGATCTGCCGTATCAGGCTGTGCAGGCAGCGGTGCAAAGGCATATACTTGAAAACCCGTTCCCGCCGAGCATAGCCGATATACGCAGGCTCACGGTTGAGCTGCTGACGCCGCCGGACAAGAGAGTCGATGCTAACGATGCCTGGGGCCAAGTGGTAAGAGCGATACGTATGTATGGCATATATAGGCCTCAGGAGGCATTGGACAGTATGGCTCCTGATGTGGCTGCGGTCATAAAAGCTATGGGTTGGGAGGAAATATGCCTGAGTGACAACTTGAATGTTATACGTGGCCAATTTCTAAAGCTATATGAGCGCAAAACAGCAGCAATCCAAAGAGAAAGGCTGCTGCCGGACAGTTTGAGGGCACAGATTGCGGCATTGGCCGAAACCAAAGCGATAGAGGAGGGCTGA
- a CDS encoding host-nuclease inhibitor Gam family protein: protein MDNIALEIIDEHVEEGFVIDDDAKAEWALRKIAEERAETQRYINVCQTMINEYQAKIQKAQGELNNSTSYLKSLLAQYFETVPKQKTKTQETYKLPSGALKKKYLAPEFVRDDEKLLAWLKERNMASYIKVKESPDWAGLKKNVHVSGECVADENGEIIDGVKAVERPPVFEVEV, encoded by the coding sequence ATGGACAATATTGCATTAGAAATAATCGATGAACACGTTGAAGAAGGCTTTGTTATAGATGATGATGCAAAAGCTGAGTGGGCTCTCAGAAAGATAGCAGAGGAACGGGCCGAAACACAGCGGTATATAAACGTGTGCCAGACTATGATCAATGAATACCAGGCTAAAATTCAGAAAGCTCAGGGAGAGCTAAACAACAGCACATCGTATTTGAAATCATTGTTGGCTCAATATTTTGAGACAGTCCCTAAACAGAAGACCAAGACTCAAGAGACGTATAAACTGCCGTCGGGTGCTCTTAAAAAGAAATATCTAGCACCAGAGTTTGTGCGGGATGATGAGAAACTTTTAGCTTGGTTGAAGGAAAGGAATATGGCATCGTATATCAAGGTCAAAGAATCTCCGGACTGGGCCGGCTTAAAGAAGAACGTGCATGTTTCAGGAGAATGTGTGGCCGATGAAAACGGAGAAATAATTGACGGCGTGAAGGCTGTGGAAAGACCTCCTGTATTTGAGGTTGAGGTATAA
- a CDS encoding helix-turn-helix domain-containing protein, with protein sequence MTEQEKDLLIQLLTKFTSLTSQEQQNENLLLQAKADVEKQLGTDLMDTKIDDSSDGFPTVMTMPQMAKFLQIGISKAYEMSHWVGFPAVHIGRQVRVPKKALLKWLEQQKYQERLDEAQLQIVARKRR encoded by the coding sequence ATGACAGAGCAAGAAAAGGACCTGCTGATACAGCTTTTGACCAAGTTTACGTCATTGACGTCACAAGAACAGCAGAACGAAAATCTGCTACTACAGGCCAAAGCTGACGTGGAGAAACAATTGGGAACTGATCTGATGGATACCAAGATAGATGACAGCAGCGACGGATTTCCCACCGTTATGACCATGCCGCAGATGGCGAAATTTTTGCAGATAGGTATCAGTAAGGCTTATGAGATGTCACATTGGGTTGGCTTCCCGGCGGTGCACATAGGCCGGCAAGTGCGAGTGCCAAAGAAGGCATTATTGAAATGGTTAGAGCAACAAAAATATCAAGAGCGACTCGATGAAGCACAACTGCAAATTGTAGCTAGGAAAAGGAGGTGA
- a CDS encoding zinc ribbon domain-containing protein gives MTIINKNVKLDIPCPECGYKTKLSINEIEQNPSYVCPGCGKTINLNADNFTQDIKDAEKQLKKAFKNIKL, from the coding sequence TTGACTATAATTAACAAAAACGTGAAGCTTGATATTCCGTGCCCAGAATGCGGATATAAAACAAAGCTGTCTATTAACGAAATCGAGCAAAATCCTTCATACGTATGCCCTGGCTGTGGTAAGACCATTAACTTAAATGCCGATAACTTTACGCAGGACATAAAAGACGCAGAAAAACAATTAAAGAAAGCTTTCAAAAACAT